CAAAATATTGGAATCAATCAGCAGATCGGATTAATCCCAAGATTGACAGCTTGAAGTCGCGCGCGCATCTACCAGCTGCCATTGCAAAGATTGATACGAAAGGAGTTTTGTCTGCAATCGGCAATAAAATATACGTAAACCATTTTTACGAGGTGCCATTCTCCCTCGGCCTGGATTTGCAGGGCGGCACGCATCTTGTGTATGAAGCTGATACTGATGCGTTGAAGGGCAAAGATCCCGCGGAAGCAATGGCTGGCATTCGCGATATTATTGAGCGAAGAGTCAACTCTCTTGGCGTGCGCGAGCCGCTTGTGCAGGTAAAAAAAACCGGTGATAAACACCGTCTTATTGTTGAGCTGGCCGGTGTGTACAATACCAACGAAGCAATTAAATCAATTGGCGCTACACCCACGCTTGTTTTCAAAGAAGAGCGCACAGACGAGGAAGTTAAGCAGATTTTCTCTTCTAAAGAATTTCTCCAGAAAGAAGCTATGGATAACCGCGCCGCATTGTGCCGAAATGTTGAGTTTATCTACGCATTTCAAGAAATGTACAAGATAGATCCGTGTTTTTCAGAGACGTTGCTAAATGGTCAGTATCTTAAACAAGCAGAAATAGAGTTTGATCCCAATACCAATCAGCCGTATGTGGGGTTAGTTTTTAATGACGAAGGCGCGAAACTTTTTGAAAACATTACCGAGAAGAATATTGGGAAACCCCTTGCTATTTATATTGATAAAATACCTTTAAGTATTCCCAATGTGCAGCAAAAAATTGCTGGTGGCAAGGCGCAAATTACTGGCATTTTTACCGTTGACGAAGTAAAAACACTCGTGCGCAACTTAAATGCGGGCGCACTGCCGGTGCCTATAAATCTCGTATCACAGCAGACAATTGGCGCGACTCTGGGCAGTGACTCGGTTAAAAAAAGCATGACCGCGGCTATTTGGGGTGCGGTTTTTGTCGCGGTCTTTATGATTCTAATGTATCGTCTGTCTGGCGTTGTCAGCGTAATTTCTTTAGTATTTTACGCTTTGATAACTCTTACTGTCTTTAAGCTCTTGCCCGTAACTATGACATTACCAGGTATCGGAGGATTTATTCTTTCTCTTGGCATGGCAGTAGATGCTAACGTACTAGTATTTGAGCGTCTGCGCGATGAATTTCGCCGCGCGCCGGATTTGAGTTTTTCTCACGTGCTCGACCGTGCATTTGAACGCGCATGGACGTCCATTCGCGATGGCAATATCTCCACACTTATTACCTGCGCCATTTTGTTTTGGTTTTCCACTAGTTTTGTGAAAGGATTTGCCCTGACACTCGGTATCGGTATTTTGGTTAGCATGTTTTGCGCGATGGTCGTGACGCGCCATTTCCTTCGCTGGTTTGTGGGAGGACGACTGGAGAAATATCGAAGGATATGGACAAGGTAAATAAATTCAAAATTCAAAATGCAAAAGTCAAAACTATGATATGAATTTTCTAAAAGAAAATTCATTAAAATATGATCGCCGGAGGCGATACCTCACTTTTAACTTTTGAATTTTAACTTTTAACTTCGATTGGCTTCTATGCTTAAATATCACAAATACTTCTACGCACTATCACTAGCCGTTACTGTAATAGGCATCGCAAGCCTGCTTCTTTTCGGCTTGCGATTCGGTACTGATTTTATTGGAGGAAGTTCTATGGAAGTGCAGTTTTCCGTGGGTCGGCCATCCCACCAAGAAATTATACAGAAACTCTCCGATTTGAATTTGGGTGATATCTCCATTCGCAATAGCGGCGAAAAGAGCGTAATTATGCGTTTTAAATCTGTGGATGAAACAACCCACCAAGCCATTCTTTCTCATCTAAAGGAAATTCAACAGCCGGGTTCGACCCCTTCGATAAACTCAGGGCAAGCAAGCTCCCCTCAATCCGATTCGGAGCAAGCGCCGCAAGAGGGTTCTGATGCCACTATCGCAGAATCTCAATTTGATTCTATTGGTCCTGCTATCGGTAAAGAAACGCAACAGCGTTCAATGTACGCAATGGGACTGGTGATTTTTATGATTGCTCTTTATGTAACGTGGGCATTTCGCAAAGTTTCATATCCTTTAGGGTCGTCTAAGTATGGCATCATAACAATTATTACTCTCTTCCACGATGTTATTATCACAGTAGGTATTTTTTCTATTTTAGGTTATTTTTTCTCAATTGAAATTGGTGTTCCCTTTATTGCCGCTCTATTGACTGTACTGGGGTATTCGGTAAATGATACGATAGTTGTATTTGACAGAATACGTGAGAATCTTGCTCGCCAGCGTGCCCAGTTTTCTTTTGCTGAAATTGTAGATACGAGTATGCGCGAAACGGTTGTGCGTTCAATCAACACTTCACTGACAGCTTTCGTCGCATTATGCGCAGTGCTTATTTTTGGTGGAGAATCTATCCGCTATTTCATCCTGACTCTTGTAATTGGTGTTGTTGTAGGAACGTATTCGTCTATTTGGATTGCCAGTCCATTGTTAGTTACTTGGCATGATTTTGTTCGTAGGCGAGTAATTCGCTAACATGATTGACAATAAAATTTGTCTATGATATATATAAAGTAATCAATAAGTATGATCCCATCTCAAAAAATTCAAATAAAGCCGGTAGTTGAACGCATTATGCGGTCTCTGCCCGAACGAAATAGAGACATTATTGCCTCTCGTTTTGGTATTGGCAAAGAAGGCCACGAGACTCTCGAGTCTATTGGTAGGCGCTATAGGGTAACGCGTGAGCGCGTACGCCAAATTGAAGAGGCTTCATTGGTAAAATTGACTACATGCTACGACTATCAGATTCTAGA
The genomic region above belongs to Candidatus Spechtbacteria bacterium and contains:
- the secD gene encoding protein translocase subunit SecD, whose protein sequence is MNRKLSLIKTFYSKAILLPLELLGVLLFAIGKSIIYVLWLVVRTVVRPFRFVAGSKGRTRTRLVLVAVFFVAFLLGNFLYPKYWNQSADRINPKIDSLKSRAHLPAAIAKIDTKGVLSAIGNKIYVNHFYEVPFSLGLDLQGGTHLVYEADTDALKGKDPAEAMAGIRDIIERRVNSLGVREPLVQVKKTGDKHRLIVELAGVYNTNEAIKSIGATPTLVFKEERTDEEVKQIFSSKEFLQKEAMDNRAALCRNVEFIYAFQEMYKIDPCFSETLLNGQYLKQAEIEFDPNTNQPYVGLVFNDEGAKLFENITEKNIGKPLAIYIDKIPLSIPNVQQKIAGGKAQITGIFTVDEVKTLVRNLNAGALPVPINLVSQQTIGATLGSDSVKKSMTAAIWGAVFVAVFMILMYRLSGVVSVISLVFYALITLTVFKLLPVTMTLPGIGGFILSLGMAVDANVLVFERLRDEFRRAPDLSFSHVLDRAFERAWTSIRDGNISTLITCAILFWFSTSFVKGFALTLGIGILVSMFCAMVVTRHFLRWFVGGRLEKYRRIWTR
- the secF gene encoding protein translocase subunit SecF, with the protein product MLKYHKYFYALSLAVTVIGIASLLLFGLRFGTDFIGGSSMEVQFSVGRPSHQEIIQKLSDLNLGDISIRNSGEKSVIMRFKSVDETTHQAILSHLKEIQQPGSTPSINSGQASSPQSDSEQAPQEGSDATIAESQFDSIGPAIGKETQQRSMYAMGLVIFMIALYVTWAFRKVSYPLGSSKYGIITIITLFHDVIITVGIFSILGYFFSIEIGVPFIAALLTVLGYSVNDTIVVFDRIRENLARQRAQFSFAEIVDTSMRETVVRSINTSLTAFVALCAVLIFGGESIRYFILTLVIGVVVGTYSSIWIASPLLVTWHDFVRRRVIR